From the genome of Nicotiana sylvestris chromosome 2, ASM39365v2, whole genome shotgun sequence, one region includes:
- the LOC104210113 gene encoding protein SRG1-like isoform X1 — MFWNGKGRGQLTEAMDESPPEVVNFGKSLLVPSVQELANEHLTNIPARYVRPEQESPAVSDGTVGPTVPVIDLKKLVSGDSMDSELQKLHSACQHWGFLQVVNHGVTPSILENFKREVIELFSLTMEEKKKLWQQEGNHEGFGQLFVVSEEQKLDWSDMFYITTLPPHIRQMELFQNLPSNLRDIMEAYCNEIKSLGMIILCQLAKALRMDEKEMRELFSDGVQSIRMNYYPPCPEPDRTIGFSPHSDADALTILFQLNETEGLQVRKDGIWVPIKPLPNALIVNIGDIMEIVSNGVYRSIEHRAVVNSNKERLSVATFYSSNLDSELGPAHSLIGPSSPAIFRRVPVEKYFKDFFARKLDGKSYIDFMKEEARDGES; from the exons ATGTTTTGGAATGGAAAAGGCAG AGGCCAGTTGACTGAGGCAATGGATGAGTCGCCGCCGGAAGTGGTGAACTTTGGGAAATCTCTGTTAGTTCCAAGTGTTCAAGAGCTTGCCAACGAGCACCTTACTAATATTCCGGCAAGGTATGTCCGTCCTGAACAAGAATCTCCGGCCGTATCCGATGGAACGGTGGGTCCTACAGTCCCCGTTATCGACCTGAAAAAGTTGGTATCTGGTGATTCCATGGATTCTGAGCTTCAAAAACTTCACTCGGCTTGCCAACACTGGGGTTTCCTCCAG GTTGTAAACCATGGAGTGACACCTTCAATACTGGAGAACTTCAAGAGAGAGGTTATCGAACTGTTCAGTCTCACAATggaagaaaagaagaagctaTGGCAACAGGAAGGCAACCATGAAGGATTTGGGCAGCTCTTTGTTGTATCAGAGGAGCAGAAACTTGATTGGAGTGATATGTTTTACATAACTACTCTTCCCCCTCATATCCGGCAAATGGAGTTATTCCAAAACTTGCCCTCAAACCTCAG GGATATCATGGAAGCATACTGCAATGAAATCAAGAGCCTAGGAATGATCATCCTATGTCAATTGGCAAAGGCTTTAAGGATGGATGAAAAGGAAATGAGAGAGCTATTCAGTGATGGTGTGCAGTCAATAAGGATGAATTATTATCCTCCTTGCCCTGAGCCAGACAGAACTATTGGCTTCAGCCCTCATTCTGATGCTGATGCCCTCACAATCCTTTTCCAGCTAAATGAAACTGAAGGCCTCCAAGTTCGAAAAGATGGCATTTGGGTGCCTATAAAACCACTCCCAAATGCTTTAATTGTGAATATTGGCGATATTATGGAG ATAGTGAGCAATGGTGTTTATAGGAGCATTGAGCACAGAGCAGTTGTAAACTCAAACAAAGAGAGGCTATCTGTTGCAACATTCTATAGCTCCAACCTTGACTCGGAATTGGGACCTGCACACAGCCTCATTGGACCAAGTAGTCCAGCAATTTTCCGAAGAGTTCCCGTGGAAAAATATTTCAAGGATTTTTTTGCACGAAAACTTGATGGAAAATCGTACATTGATTTCATGAAGGAAGAGGCAAGGGATGGTGAATCCTAG
- the LOC104210113 gene encoding protein SRG1-like isoform X2 — MDESPPEVVNFGKSLLVPSVQELANEHLTNIPARYVRPEQESPAVSDGTVGPTVPVIDLKKLVSGDSMDSELQKLHSACQHWGFLQVVNHGVTPSILENFKREVIELFSLTMEEKKKLWQQEGNHEGFGQLFVVSEEQKLDWSDMFYITTLPPHIRQMELFQNLPSNLRDIMEAYCNEIKSLGMIILCQLAKALRMDEKEMRELFSDGVQSIRMNYYPPCPEPDRTIGFSPHSDADALTILFQLNETEGLQVRKDGIWVPIKPLPNALIVNIGDIMEIVSNGVYRSIEHRAVVNSNKERLSVATFYSSNLDSELGPAHSLIGPSSPAIFRRVPVEKYFKDFFARKLDGKSYIDFMKEEARDGES; from the exons ATGGATGAGTCGCCGCCGGAAGTGGTGAACTTTGGGAAATCTCTGTTAGTTCCAAGTGTTCAAGAGCTTGCCAACGAGCACCTTACTAATATTCCGGCAAGGTATGTCCGTCCTGAACAAGAATCTCCGGCCGTATCCGATGGAACGGTGGGTCCTACAGTCCCCGTTATCGACCTGAAAAAGTTGGTATCTGGTGATTCCATGGATTCTGAGCTTCAAAAACTTCACTCGGCTTGCCAACACTGGGGTTTCCTCCAG GTTGTAAACCATGGAGTGACACCTTCAATACTGGAGAACTTCAAGAGAGAGGTTATCGAACTGTTCAGTCTCACAATggaagaaaagaagaagctaTGGCAACAGGAAGGCAACCATGAAGGATTTGGGCAGCTCTTTGTTGTATCAGAGGAGCAGAAACTTGATTGGAGTGATATGTTTTACATAACTACTCTTCCCCCTCATATCCGGCAAATGGAGTTATTCCAAAACTTGCCCTCAAACCTCAG GGATATCATGGAAGCATACTGCAATGAAATCAAGAGCCTAGGAATGATCATCCTATGTCAATTGGCAAAGGCTTTAAGGATGGATGAAAAGGAAATGAGAGAGCTATTCAGTGATGGTGTGCAGTCAATAAGGATGAATTATTATCCTCCTTGCCCTGAGCCAGACAGAACTATTGGCTTCAGCCCTCATTCTGATGCTGATGCCCTCACAATCCTTTTCCAGCTAAATGAAACTGAAGGCCTCCAAGTTCGAAAAGATGGCATTTGGGTGCCTATAAAACCACTCCCAAATGCTTTAATTGTGAATATTGGCGATATTATGGAG ATAGTGAGCAATGGTGTTTATAGGAGCATTGAGCACAGAGCAGTTGTAAACTCAAACAAAGAGAGGCTATCTGTTGCAACATTCTATAGCTCCAACCTTGACTCGGAATTGGGACCTGCACACAGCCTCATTGGACCAAGTAGTCCAGCAATTTTCCGAAGAGTTCCCGTGGAAAAATATTTCAAGGATTTTTTTGCACGAAAACTTGATGGAAAATCGTACATTGATTTCATGAAGGAAGAGGCAAGGGATGGTGAATCCTAG